In Tamandua tetradactyla isolate mTamTet1 chromosome 7, mTamTet1.pri, whole genome shotgun sequence, the following are encoded in one genomic region:
- the ZCRB1 gene encoding zinc finger CCHC-type and RNA-binding motif-containing protein 1 isoform X2, whose product MTYTGVTIMKDKDTRKSKGVAFILFLDKESAQNCTRAINNKQLFGRVIKASIAIDNGRAAEFIRRRNYFDKSKCYECGESGHLSYACPKNMLGEREPPKKKEKKKKKKIPEPEEEIEEVEESEDEGEDPALDSLGQAIAFQQAKIEEEQKRWKPGSGDPSTSDDSRRPRIKKSTYFSDEEEFSD is encoded by the exons ggTTACTATAATGAAAGATAAAGATACCAGGAAGAGTAAAGgggttgcatttattttatttttggataaaGAATCTGCTCAAAACTGTACCAGGGCAATAAACAACAAACAG CTGTTTGGTAGAGTGATAAAAGCCAGCATTGCTATTGACAATGGAAGAGCCGCTGAATTCATCCGAAGGCGAAACTACTTTGATAAATCTAAGTGTTATGAATGTGGG gaaagtggACACTTAAGTTATGCCTGTCCTAAAAATATGCTTGGAGAACGCGAACctccaaagaagaaagagaaaaagaaaaaaaagaaaattcctgaaccagaagaagaaat tgagGAAGTAGAAGAAAGTGAAGATGAGGGGGAAGATCCTGCTCTTGACAGCCTCGGTCAGGCCATAGCTTTCCAG CAAGCCAAAATTGAAGAAGAACAGAAAAGATGGAAGCCCGGTTCAGGCGACCCCTCAACATCAGATGATTCAAGACGCCCAAGGATAAAGAAAAGCACATATTTCAGTGATGAAGAAGAATTTAGTGattaa